CACTTTGGCGACCTTAACACCGCCAGTCGCCTGCCCCGGCGCTGCATCAACCTCAAAAACCACCTGCTTGGCGCGATAGGGCTGGCCGTCGGGGCCCGTAACGCTGTCGGCGTTGGCCAGGTTACTGGCGCTGACGTTAAGGCGTTGAGACTGGGCAGAAAGCGCCGAGCCGGAAATATCGAAAATATTAAGTAACGACATGAGACATCAACCTTATAGTTGTCGCCAATGCTGTTATGATGACCCGGACTGAAGTACCGACATCATCCC
The DNA window shown above is from Dickeya dadantii NCPPB 898 and carries:
- the flgC gene encoding flagellar basal body rod protein FlgC, which codes for MSLLNIFDISGSALSAQSQRLNVSASNLANADSVTGPDGQPYRAKQVVFEVDAAPGQATGGVKVAKVVEDPSPEKLVYQPGNPLADAKGYVRMPNVDPVNEMVNTISASRSYQANVEVLNTTKSMMLKTLTIGQ